A single region of the Austwickia chelonae genome encodes:
- a CDS encoding GNAT family N-acetyltransferase yields MTMPSGYVLHRGTPAIEDYLRLRRESGLTPRTPAQAEAGLPGSWAACHVTHGDIGPAVAMGRVIGDGGWYFHIIDMAVLPEHQRCGLGDAVLTWLLTRIREDAPEGAFVSLMADPPGRPLYAKHGFSERRDLSMGMAIWN; encoded by the coding sequence ATGACCATGCCATCGGGCTACGTGCTTCACCGCGGAACGCCCGCCATCGAGGACTACCTCCGGCTCCGTCGCGAGTCGGGTCTGACGCCACGAACCCCCGCTCAAGCCGAAGCCGGGCTCCCCGGAAGCTGGGCGGCCTGCCATGTCACCCACGGCGATATCGGCCCTGCCGTGGCCATGGGTCGGGTCATCGGCGACGGCGGCTGGTACTTCCACATCATCGACATGGCCGTACTGCCCGAGCATCAACGGTGCGGGCTCGGTGACGCCGTGCTCACCTGGCTGCTCACCCGCATCCGTGAAGACGCCCCCGAAGGGGCCTTCGTCTCCCTGATGGCCGATCCGCCCGGCCGTCCGCTCTATGCCAAACACGGCTTCAGCGAACGGCGTGACCTCTCCATGGGGATGGCCATCTGGAACTGA
- a CDS encoding ABC transporter ATP-binding protein gives MKLALQDIGFSYGKRVALAGVSMPSTGGVVGVLGPNGSGKSTLMKLIAGIHHGEGRICVVDTEGVELSARQRRDVLGYVPQDPPGDVALTVLESVLVGLRRRSSWHTSAEEITTAYSCLEELGIAALANRYLNELSGGQRQLAGIAQMTVRRPQVMLLDEPTSALDLHHQIKVLGYVRARTAAVDGVSLVPMHDLNLAARFCDHLLVLRDGASVGFGAPAEVLTSQTLSSTYRVEAKVLSDEGVPVVAPVGFTH, from the coding sequence GTGAAGTTGGCTCTGCAGGACATCGGGTTCTCTTACGGCAAGCGGGTCGCCCTGGCCGGGGTGTCCATGCCGTCGACCGGTGGAGTGGTGGGCGTGCTCGGGCCGAACGGTTCGGGCAAGTCGACCTTGATGAAGCTCATCGCCGGGATCCACCACGGGGAGGGGCGGATCTGCGTGGTGGATACCGAGGGCGTCGAGCTGTCGGCCCGGCAGCGGCGTGACGTGCTGGGCTATGTGCCGCAGGATCCGCCCGGCGATGTGGCGTTGACGGTCTTGGAGTCGGTGCTGGTCGGTCTGCGGCGCCGGTCGTCCTGGCACACCAGCGCCGAGGAGATCACCACGGCCTATTCGTGCCTGGAGGAGTTGGGCATCGCCGCCCTGGCCAACCGCTATCTGAACGAGCTGTCCGGCGGGCAGCGCCAGTTGGCCGGGATCGCCCAGATGACGGTGCGTCGCCCGCAGGTCATGCTGTTGGACGAGCCGACGTCGGCCCTGGACCTGCACCATCAGATCAAGGTGTTGGGTTATGTGCGGGCGCGGACGGCGGCGGTGGACGGGGTCTCCCTGGTGCCGATGCACGACCTGAACCTGGCGGCCCGGTTCTGCGACCACCTGCTGGTGCTGCGGGACGGGGCGAGCGTGGGCTTCGGGGCCCCGGCCGAGGTGTTGACCTCGCAGACCCTCTCGTCGACCTACCGGGTGGAGGCCAAGGTGCTCTCCGACGAGGGGGTACCGGTGGTGGCTCCGGTGGGCTTCACCCACTGA
- a CDS encoding FecCD family ABC transporter permease → MSARSTSAAAEAPESITPLSGAVGVPGAHEQLRIVRRRAVQRSLTLIALAAVVVLTFLTGIALGPLGYSLTDVLWAILTPDAVEAQTRTVVWNLRLPPALLAVLVGAALSLGGLQMQTILDNPLAEPFTLGVSAAAAFGAALAIVTGLTVPFLEDHTLTVFAGTLALAAAAVISTVSMWRGASTETVVLFGIAMVFLFQALSALMQYNASTESLQQIVFWSMGSMQRATWPAITLVGVALALAVPGFAANGWKLTAMRFGDARAAALGVDVRRVRIVSLLAVSLLAAVSVSFVGIIGFIGLVGPHVARVLVGEDQRYLLPASLLTGAALLSSAHALSLVIVPGVAVPVGILTATVGVPVFVLIITTRRRNSFGGAR, encoded by the coding sequence ATGTCCGCACGGTCCACCAGCGCCGCAGCCGAGGCGCCGGAGAGCATCACCCCGCTCTCCGGCGCCGTCGGCGTGCCCGGCGCCCACGAACAGCTCCGCATCGTCCGACGACGAGCCGTACAACGCTCGCTCACCCTGATCGCCCTGGCCGCCGTGGTCGTCCTGACCTTCCTCACCGGCATCGCCCTGGGCCCCCTCGGCTACAGCCTCACCGACGTGCTCTGGGCGATCCTCACCCCGGACGCCGTCGAAGCCCAGACCCGCACCGTCGTGTGGAACCTGCGCCTCCCCCCGGCACTGCTGGCTGTCCTCGTCGGCGCCGCGCTCTCCCTGGGTGGTTTACAGATGCAGACCATCCTGGACAACCCTCTCGCCGAGCCCTTCACCCTGGGTGTTTCCGCCGCAGCGGCCTTCGGTGCAGCGCTGGCCATCGTGACCGGCCTGACCGTGCCCTTCCTGGAGGACCACACCCTCACCGTCTTCGCCGGGACGTTGGCCCTCGCCGCGGCCGCGGTGATCTCCACCGTGTCGATGTGGCGGGGAGCCAGCACCGAGACCGTGGTCCTCTTCGGCATCGCGATGGTCTTCCTCTTCCAAGCCCTGTCCGCGCTCATGCAGTACAACGCCAGCACCGAGAGCCTGCAACAGATCGTCTTCTGGAGCATGGGGTCGATGCAGCGCGCCACCTGGCCGGCGATCACCCTCGTCGGCGTCGCACTGGCGCTCGCCGTACCGGGGTTCGCGGCGAACGGGTGGAAGCTGACCGCGATGCGTTTCGGTGACGCCCGCGCCGCCGCCCTGGGGGTCGACGTACGACGGGTGCGGATCGTCTCGTTGTTGGCGGTATCCCTGCTGGCGGCGGTGTCGGTGTCCTTCGTGGGGATCATCGGTTTCATCGGCCTGGTCGGCCCGCACGTGGCCCGGGTGCTCGTCGGGGAGGACCAGCGGTATCTGCTGCCGGCGTCGCTGTTGACCGGGGCGGCGTTGTTGTCGTCGGCGCATGCGCTCAGCCTGGTGATCGTGCCCGGGGTGGCGGTGCCGGTGGGCATTCTCACCGCGACGGTCGGGGTGCCGGTGTTCGTGTTGATCATCACGACCCGCCGCCGTAACTCCTTCGGAGGTGCCCGGTGA
- a CDS encoding ABC transporter substrate-binding protein, translating to MKLKPALAVGLITTSFLLTACDTAPGGDAKAGKTAVTVTDAAGRTVTFDKQPERVIFGEQRQAYASMVLNKDNPIDKVVAWGSDMESAAPDMYQRLLKTTPKAADVPKIGAVRSSDLSVEALLAHKPDVYVMTLDSMRAAKQSGLLDQFDKAGLKYVVTDFRVDPTKNTETTMRALGKLLDRNQQAEDFLTYYKGAVEPIMKKAESATNKPTTLMWRAPGLKPCCSTWKGSNFGLMLTQVGGTNLADSILTGEEGDITPEQIIASQPRHIIATGGAWAKQKIDEKSRTTFVDIGYDTPKDQAVASLKALQQQPGFEHLTAFKEGTVHGIYHQFYDAPYNFVAYQAFAKWQQPELFADLDPEKNWQEFSEKFMPFPAEGTVIASVN from the coding sequence GTGAAGCTCAAGCCGGCCCTCGCGGTGGGGCTCATCACCACTTCGTTCCTCCTCACCGCCTGTGACACTGCCCCCGGCGGCGACGCCAAAGCAGGCAAGACCGCCGTCACCGTCACCGACGCGGCCGGACGCACCGTCACCTTCGACAAACAACCCGAACGTGTCATCTTCGGCGAACAACGCCAGGCCTACGCCAGCATGGTCCTCAACAAGGACAACCCGATCGACAAGGTCGTCGCCTGGGGATCCGACATGGAAAGCGCCGCCCCCGACATGTACCAGCGGCTGCTGAAAACCACCCCCAAGGCCGCCGACGTACCCAAGATCGGCGCAGTCCGCTCCAGCGACCTCTCCGTCGAAGCCCTCCTGGCCCACAAACCCGACGTCTACGTGATGACCCTGGACTCGATGCGCGCCGCGAAACAGTCCGGCCTGCTCGACCAGTTCGACAAAGCCGGACTGAAATACGTCGTCACCGACTTCCGGGTCGACCCCACGAAGAACACCGAGACCACGATGCGCGCCCTCGGAAAGCTCCTCGACCGCAACCAGCAGGCCGAGGACTTCCTCACCTACTACAAGGGCGCCGTCGAACCGATCATGAAGAAGGCCGAGAGCGCCACCAACAAACCCACCACCCTGATGTGGCGGGCCCCCGGCCTCAAACCCTGCTGCTCGACCTGGAAGGGCAGCAACTTCGGCCTCATGCTCACCCAGGTCGGCGGCACCAACCTGGCCGATTCGATCCTCACCGGTGAAGAAGGGGATATCACCCCCGAGCAGATCATCGCCAGCCAGCCCAGACACATCATCGCCACCGGTGGCGCCTGGGCGAAGCAGAAGATCGACGAGAAATCGAGGACCACCTTCGTCGACATCGGCTACGACACCCCCAAGGACCAGGCCGTCGCCTCCCTGAAGGCCCTGCAACAGCAGCCCGGATTCGAGCACCTCACCGCCTTCAAGGAGGGCACCGTCCACGGCATCTACCACCAGTTCTACGACGCGCCCTACAACTTCGTCGCCTACCAGGCCTTCGCGAAATGGCAGCAGCCCGAACTCTTCGCCGACCTCGACCCGGAGAAGAACTGGCAGGAGTTCTCCGAGAAGTTCATGCCCTTCCCCGCCGAGGGCACCGTCATCGCGTCGGTGAACTGA
- a CDS encoding cupin domain-containing protein has product MDITDIGPKPQVFNLEDATLENDHYRQVAWTGKYLQLTLMAIPVGEDIGLEVHPETDQFLRLDGGRGRVQMGPAEDQLDQEWEVEDGHAVFVPAGMWHNITNIGDEPMRLYAVYAPVHHAQGKIHPTQADAEADEDSGNDEPPSWTVQPGIGKPDQHA; this is encoded by the coding sequence GTGGACATCACCGACATCGGACCCAAACCACAGGTCTTCAACCTGGAAGACGCCACCCTGGAGAACGACCACTACCGACAGGTCGCCTGGACGGGCAAATACCTCCAGCTCACCCTCATGGCCATCCCCGTCGGCGAAGACATCGGCCTCGAAGTACACCCTGAAACCGACCAGTTCCTCCGCCTCGACGGCGGTCGCGGTCGCGTCCAGATGGGCCCCGCCGAAGACCAGCTCGACCAGGAATGGGAAGTGGAGGACGGACACGCCGTCTTCGTCCCCGCGGGCATGTGGCACAACATCACCAACATCGGTGACGAACCCATGCGGCTCTACGCCGTCTACGCCCCCGTCCACCACGCCCAGGGCAAGATCCACCCCACCCAGGCCGACGCCGAAGCCGACGAAGACTCCGGCAACGACGAACCGCCGTCGTGGACCGTGCAGCCCGGCATCGGCAAACCCGACCAGCACGCCTGA
- a CDS encoding DUF4177 domain-containing protein gives MYEYKVVELREGLIGGKMSGAKLERVLNDHASDGWQLKAISSVDVKGRIGPGGVEGLLVTFERVAR, from the coding sequence ATGTACGAGTACAAAGTGGTGGAACTGCGCGAAGGCCTGATCGGCGGCAAGATGAGCGGCGCGAAGCTGGAGCGGGTGCTGAACGACCATGCCAGCGATGGCTGGCAGCTCAAGGCGATCTCGTCCGTCGATGTCAAAGGGCGGATCGGGCCTGGCGGGGTCGAAGGGCTCCTGGTCACATTCGAGCGGGTGGCTCGCTGA
- a CDS encoding neutral/alkaline non-lysosomal ceramidase N-terminal domain-containing protein, whose product MALAAAVVLPLSAAVVPATASPAVGAPSGPGTYLVGRGLADITGEPGENGMAGYGDGKQLTAGVHMRQHARAFVIADPASGKRLLYVLGDILTGESKMRREILARLAAVYGDRYGESNVMIAGIHTHATPGGTGEYSLYNVTTMGTHRDTFRALTDGVLAAVARAEADLAPTSIHQSASRLTTASVNRSRRAHELNPAGVKAELPGGIDPRSETLTFDRGGRTVGALNWFATHPTSLTAKNRLISTDNKGYAQWLWERRTAGVDYEAVAQGVNPAMVAGFAMSNGGDASSNLNLKPGSGPTEDPFENMRVIGERQFRAAYDPAQTARRAVAGGVDARIVYVDMPHQDASAVYTGSGGDERTCEPVLGASFGAGSTEDGSGGPPFLSEGPDGNTPFESQTNTAYALNPVLRRCQAPKKFLFRSGLVDGVQTVLPVQVFRIGDVVLLGMPGELTAAAGVRMRHVLARAAGVSPERVFLQSVTNAYGHYFTTPQEYTRQDYEGGATVFGRWTVPVLEGVVAHLGRALRDGTPVAMGVPPSPKVTVESAVGKVVHDAPTPGEHFGQQVAGPGLGDKPRAVAAGSTVQADFVGAHPNNSVSRRTSLMRVERRTTTGWERVADDNDPDTRFSWTRVGVASSKVALSWTVPAEARPGTYRFVYTGDAKVPGGRLEAIVGEGEPFDVK is encoded by the coding sequence ATGGCTCTGGCTGCGGCGGTCGTTCTTCCGTTGTCGGCCGCGGTCGTCCCGGCTACGGCGTCGCCTGCCGTGGGTGCGCCGAGCGGGCCGGGCACCTACCTGGTGGGTCGCGGTTTGGCCGATATCACCGGTGAACCGGGTGAGAACGGTATGGCCGGGTACGGCGACGGGAAGCAGCTCACCGCTGGGGTCCATATGCGCCAGCACGCCCGGGCCTTCGTCATCGCGGACCCGGCCAGTGGGAAACGGCTGTTGTACGTCCTCGGTGACATCCTCACCGGGGAGTCGAAGATGCGTCGGGAGATCCTGGCCCGGCTGGCTGCCGTCTACGGCGACCGGTACGGGGAGTCCAATGTGATGATCGCGGGTATCCACACTCATGCCACGCCGGGCGGGACCGGTGAGTACAGCCTGTACAACGTCACCACGATGGGTACTCATCGAGATACTTTCCGGGCGCTCACCGACGGTGTACTCGCTGCGGTGGCCCGCGCCGAGGCCGACCTGGCGCCGACCAGCATCCATCAGAGCGCGTCTCGGCTCACCACGGCGTCGGTGAACCGTAGCCGCCGCGCCCACGAGTTGAATCCGGCTGGGGTGAAGGCGGAGCTGCCGGGCGGGATCGATCCCCGGTCGGAGACGCTGACCTTCGATCGGGGTGGGCGGACCGTCGGCGCGTTGAACTGGTTCGCCACGCATCCCACCAGTCTTACGGCGAAGAACCGGTTGATCTCGACGGACAACAAGGGGTATGCGCAGTGGTTGTGGGAGCGGCGCACCGCCGGGGTCGACTACGAGGCTGTCGCGCAGGGCGTGAACCCGGCGATGGTGGCGGGGTTCGCGATGAGCAATGGCGGTGATGCCTCGTCCAATCTGAACCTGAAGCCGGGCAGTGGGCCCACGGAGGATCCTTTCGAGAACATGAGGGTCATCGGCGAGCGTCAGTTCCGGGCTGCGTACGATCCGGCGCAGACAGCGCGGCGTGCGGTGGCCGGCGGTGTCGATGCCCGCATCGTCTACGTCGACATGCCGCATCAGGATGCGTCCGCTGTGTATACCGGTAGTGGTGGTGACGAACGCACCTGTGAGCCGGTCCTGGGTGCTTCCTTCGGTGCGGGCAGCACCGAGGACGGCAGCGGCGGGCCGCCTTTCCTCAGTGAAGGACCGGACGGGAACACGCCTTTCGAGTCACAGACGAATACTGCTTATGCGCTGAATCCGGTGTTGCGTCGCTGCCAGGCTCCGAAGAAGTTCCTCTTCCGGTCGGGGCTGGTCGACGGCGTGCAGACGGTGTTGCCGGTTCAGGTGTTCCGGATCGGAGATGTCGTCCTGCTCGGGATGCCCGGTGAGCTCACCGCCGCGGCTGGGGTGCGGATGCGGCATGTGCTGGCCCGTGCCGCTGGGGTCTCCCCGGAGCGGGTGTTCCTGCAGAGCGTCACCAATGCGTACGGGCATTACTTCACCACTCCGCAGGAGTACACCCGGCAGGACTACGAAGGCGGCGCGACGGTTTTCGGCCGGTGGACGGTGCCTGTCCTCGAAGGGGTGGTCGCTCATCTGGGCAGAGCGCTGCGTGACGGGACCCCTGTGGCGATGGGGGTTCCGCCCAGCCCGAAGGTCACCGTCGAGAGCGCCGTGGGCAAGGTCGTCCACGACGCTCCGACCCCGGGAGAACACTTCGGGCAGCAGGTGGCCGGGCCGGGGCTCGGCGACAAGCCCCGTGCGGTGGCAGCGGGCAGTACCGTGCAGGCCGATTTCGTCGGCGCCCACCCGAACAACAGTGTCAGCCGCCGGACCAGCCTGATGCGGGTCGAACGACGCACCACCACCGGGTGGGAACGCGTCGCCGATGACAACGACCCGGACACCCGGTTCTCCTGGACCCGGGTCGGAGTGGCGTCCTCGAAAGTTGCGCTGAGCTGGACGGTCCCCGCCGAGGCCCGGCCGGGCACCTACCGGTTCGTGTACACCGGCGACGCGAAGGTCCCTGGCGGGCGGCTTGAAGCGATCGTCGGAGAAGGAGAGCCCTTCGACGTGAAGTGA
- a CDS encoding MFS transporter encodes MDGPSARHLALTVYAPVALSGVGIGAIAPLLPLVALDLGASPAQAALVLTLEMIGALSASLPASVFTARVGERGAMTTSALFSALVLALMVQISQLWALVVLVFLLGTGMVVFALARQTYLTEAVPVSHRARALSTLGGVMRVGMFLGPLSGAGLLGVAGRPAVFALATVTMVITAALSWLLPPLPTGLATAGTAGTAEVQGKGGTVGQVRIADVVRNHRRFYATLGVGILLLSAVRSTRQSVLPLWGHHLGLADTQVSLVVAFSWAVDTMLFYPGGWVMDRYGRRAAAIPMTAVMTLAFALLPLTDGLLPLLAVAGLVAVGNGLGSGIVMTISADGSPDRGRPQFLGVCRFLGDLGAVGGPAVVAASTAIFSLTVGIWAVSGLAFACGVVFASFLPRRQRAPHEPMTPVTP; translated from the coding sequence GTGGACGGCCCTTCAGCGCGACATCTCGCGCTCACCGTGTACGCACCGGTGGCGCTCAGCGGTGTCGGGATCGGCGCGATCGCTCCGTTGCTCCCTCTGGTGGCCTTGGACCTGGGTGCGTCTCCGGCGCAGGCCGCACTGGTGCTGACCCTGGAGATGATCGGGGCGTTGAGCGCGTCCCTTCCGGCCTCGGTATTCACCGCCAGGGTCGGCGAGCGGGGTGCGATGACGACGTCAGCGCTGTTCAGCGCCCTGGTTCTTGCGTTGATGGTCCAGATTTCCCAGCTGTGGGCCTTGGTCGTCCTGGTCTTCCTGCTCGGCACGGGGATGGTCGTCTTCGCCCTGGCCCGGCAGACCTATCTGACGGAGGCCGTCCCGGTGAGCCACCGGGCGCGTGCCCTGTCGACCTTGGGCGGGGTGATGCGGGTGGGGATGTTCCTCGGGCCGTTGAGCGGGGCCGGGCTCTTGGGGGTGGCCGGGCGGCCTGCGGTGTTCGCGTTGGCGACGGTCACGATGGTGATCACTGCTGCGCTGTCCTGGTTGCTGCCGCCCTTGCCGACCGGCCTTGCCACGGCGGGCACGGCGGGCACGGCGGAAGTCCAGGGCAAGGGCGGAACGGTCGGCCAGGTCCGCATCGCCGATGTGGTGCGTAATCATCGTCGGTTCTACGCCACATTGGGGGTAGGCATCCTTCTGCTCTCCGCGGTGCGCAGTACTCGTCAGTCGGTGCTGCCGTTGTGGGGGCATCATCTGGGGCTTGCGGACACGCAGGTGTCCTTGGTGGTGGCGTTCTCCTGGGCTGTGGACACGATGCTGTTCTACCCCGGCGGATGGGTGATGGACCGCTACGGCCGCCGGGCGGCAGCCATACCGATGACTGCGGTGATGACCCTGGCTTTCGCCTTGTTGCCATTGACCGATGGGCTCCTGCCGCTGTTGGCGGTGGCGGGGCTGGTCGCGGTGGGCAATGGGCTGGGTTCAGGGATCGTCATGACGATTTCGGCGGATGGTTCGCCGGATCGCGGCCGTCCCCAGTTCCTCGGGGTCTGTCGTTTCCTGGGCGACCTGGGAGCGGTGGGCGGTCCTGCGGTGGTGGCCGCGTCGACGGCGATCTTCTCCTTGACAGTAGGAATCTGGGCCGTGTCCGGGTTGGCTTTCGCCTGCGGGGTGGTCTTCGCGTCCTTCCTGCCGCGTCGGCAGCGCGCTCCTCATGAGCCCATGACGCCGGTCACCCCATGA
- a CDS encoding DUF2625 family protein, which yields MIGEQPVESLISQDEAWPLVQEWAAARGARILPGEAAERAETLRALQVTTHSVLGSLAYHCGGIVVDDGWLRLLGGGQPAGEEPGLPSLAEMNGLGERGQDAVAPGLLVVAYDVLGGLFGVNAGALPAAQGEIAYFGPDTLEWVPLEAGHATFVEWALTTGLDDFAGHLRWRGWADEVRRLTLDQGMTAYPPPWSHEGRDLGAARRAPAPIVSIWASQATAAKGLAD from the coding sequence ATGATCGGCGAACAGCCCGTCGAGAGCCTGATCAGTCAGGACGAGGCCTGGCCGCTGGTGCAGGAGTGGGCGGCGGCACGCGGGGCGCGCATCCTCCCCGGTGAGGCAGCAGAGCGTGCCGAAACTTTGCGGGCTTTGCAGGTCACCACGCATTCGGTCCTGGGTTCCCTGGCGTACCACTGTGGGGGAATCGTCGTCGACGACGGCTGGCTTCGTCTTCTTGGCGGCGGGCAGCCTGCCGGCGAGGAGCCGGGGCTGCCCAGTCTGGCCGAGATGAACGGGCTCGGAGAGCGCGGCCAGGACGCTGTCGCGCCGGGCCTGCTGGTGGTCGCCTACGACGTTCTGGGTGGTCTCTTCGGCGTGAACGCCGGTGCACTGCCTGCCGCGCAGGGTGAGATCGCCTATTTCGGTCCGGACACCTTGGAGTGGGTTCCCCTGGAAGCCGGTCATGCCACCTTCGTCGAGTGGGCGTTGACCACCGGTCTGGACGACTTCGCCGGTCATCTGCGGTGGCGGGGCTGGGCGGACGAGGTGCGCAGGCTGACCCTCGACCAGGGGATGACCGCCTACCCGCCGCCGTGGAGCCACGAAGGCCGCGACCTGGGGGCGGCGCGGCGAGCCCCAGCGCCCATCGTCTCCATCTGGGCTTCCCAAGCCACGGCCGCGAAAGGCCTCGCCGACTGA